A portion of the Pedobacter cryoconitis genome contains these proteins:
- a CDS encoding RagB/SusD family nutrient uptake outer membrane protein: protein MKIYKFLLSILMLSLMLGSCKKYLDVKVSSQQGKAETAEDCQLLLDNYTVMNTGYPSDGELSADDYFMQPNNYSSLSDPVDRALFIWSAGARRASAAPQWQNPYKTVLHANLVLETIQKLQGGATDPVTLNTLKGSALFYRAYAFWNVAQLYAKPYTAASAGQDMGIPLKMSSDLNDKSVRGTVQQTYDRIVQDLQDAVNLLPATSSVPTRPNKAAAYAMLARTYLSMENYPGALNAATSALQLNSQLLDYNLISAFSNSPFNPRFNKEVIFHSTTNPGKTLVPNLSAARIDADLVASYDSNDLRGQIFFKRIASDGTYRFTGNYEGSFLASNFFNGLAVDELYLIRAECYARADKPTEAMTDLNTLLTTRWKVVLDGDGNPTTTSTYVDYVATNAADALNKVLTERRKELVMRAQRWTDLRRLNKNTATAKKITRTLSGIGSFELPANDLRYVLLIPDEVITNSGIVQNPR, encoded by the coding sequence ATGAAGATTTATAAATTCTTATTATCAATCCTTATGCTCAGTTTAATGCTGGGTTCCTGTAAAAAATACCTGGATGTTAAGGTTTCTAGTCAGCAAGGAAAAGCTGAGACTGCTGAAGACTGTCAATTGCTATTAGACAATTATACGGTTATGAACACAGGATATCCAAGTGATGGAGAACTTTCTGCAGATGATTATTTTATGCAACCTAATAATTACAGTAGTCTTAGTGATCCTGTTGATCGCGCCCTATTTATTTGGTCGGCTGGTGCAAGACGTGCGTCTGCAGCTCCACAGTGGCAGAATCCATATAAAACAGTACTCCATGCAAACCTCGTTTTAGAGACTATTCAAAAATTGCAGGGGGGGGCTACAGATCCGGTGACCTTAAATACTTTAAAAGGTTCAGCATTATTTTACAGGGCATATGCTTTTTGGAATGTTGCACAGTTATATGCGAAACCATATACAGCAGCAAGTGCCGGCCAGGATATGGGTATTCCATTGAAAATGTCTTCTGATTTAAATGATAAATCGGTGCGTGGTACTGTTCAGCAGACCTATGACCGGATTGTTCAGGATCTTCAGGATGCTGTTAATCTATTACCTGCTACTTCGAGTGTTCCTACAAGGCCAAATAAAGCGGCTGCCTACGCTATGCTTGCACGTACCTATTTGTCGATGGAAAATTATCCGGGTGCTTTAAATGCTGCAACCTCGGCATTACAGCTTAATAGTCAGTTGCTGGATTATAATTTGATCAGTGCCTTTTCTAACTCTCCTTTTAATCCGCGCTTTAATAAAGAAGTGATTTTTCATTCCACCACCAATCCTGGGAAAACCTTGGTGCCTAATCTTTCCGCAGCAAGGATAGATGCAGATTTAGTTGCGTCCTATGATAGTAATGATTTAAGGGGGCAGATTTTTTTTAAACGCATTGCAAGTGACGGGACCTACCGTTTTACAGGGAATTATGAAGGTTCATTTTTAGCGTCCAATTTCTTTAATGGATTGGCTGTAGATGAATTGTACCTGATTCGTGCAGAATGTTATGCGAGGGCTGATAAACCTACGGAAGCAATGACGGATCTGAATACTTTGCTTACGACCAGGTGGAAAGTTGTTCTAGATGGAGATGGAAATCCGACTACAACAAGTACTTACGTTGATTATGTTGCAACTAATGCAGCTGATGCTTTAAATAAAGTGTTAACAGAACGCAGAAAAGAATTAGTGATGCGGGCGCAGCGCTGGACAGATTTGCGTCGTTTGAATAAAAACACTGCAACTGCAAAAAAAATAACCAGGACACTATCAGGTATAGGGTCTTTCGAATTGCCTGCAAATGATTTAAGATACGTTTTGTTAATCCCTGATGAAGTAATAACAAATTCTGGTATAGTACAAAACCCTCGTTAA